Proteins from a single region of Festucalex cinctus isolate MCC-2025b chromosome 19, RoL_Fcin_1.0, whole genome shotgun sequence:
- the LOC144007687 gene encoding sal-like protein 3 — protein MSRRKQAKPQQLRSGHDEPRSGLRLLRHDGSVEDVEREDLSGPGSSPHGEDTHICHQCCAEFFTWSDLSEHWKSCVEDRSVLIVRDSKGGATESPTGRSPLPSVESGDSSAGESAGESAVTDCDSLDEAMELGPQDKYDSSPPPPADSTETMQALPSTNVTLEILQSTRVAVAQFSQGVGGGAVGRSASAAIPVILEHLLALQQQQVHQLHLIEQICSQVATMNKQPCKEALNPVSRALCLVANPYPPAVLPMSGNTPSNINGQPAVSLSTVPEKSQNLPSHTACRQPVVRDVACNSTSSSENSTPSLSSCTSVSALMPPYAGTHPSSSSQTLSSLNPLPLGQASVPFLPHSPPSSVIFPNPLASIAATANALDPLAAMMKHRKGKPPGASLFETKPGPEEPFFKHKCRFCAKVFGSDSALQIHLRSHTGERPFKCNICGNRFSTKGNLKVHFQRHKDKYPQVQMNPYPVPEYLDSVPTSSGIPYGMTVPPEKAVSSWLDSKPVLTSLPASVGLPLSTRTIIGGSSEPSSVPSAPSLYRPASGECMSPSSRGSEAQLSPVSDTRQSNQEPTGSSNIKTEEVHLPQSCAQILRGPQVTQETSNASIATTPEPVASTSPVPSSPSPIPGNAEDFSPGSLLDSMQTSETSKLQQLVENIDKKITDANQCVLCKRVLSCPSALKMHYRIHTGERPFKCKVCGRAFTTKGNLKTHVGVHRENPPVHVQHSCPICQKRFTNAVVLQQHIRMHMLGQISDSALLDGVQEIEGDNEKNLYSPSRNDLADDVSMEGDDAEETQEVDNVVSPPKSSPENHLIESTMNLSTSSGDKFLKNDYDEQIQIECSLTEKGMENLGTTSPPATPPLSPAQCTDIQEHLASSVKKEEAESGTQGFPHLVTRSIKSEVNSCTEPYPTFGVNLLPATYPSLTSPGIAALLGPTPPRRAPKQHNCSACGKNFSSASALQIHERTHTGEKPFVCSVCGRAFTTKGNLKVHMGTHMWNNAPARRGRRLSVDNPMALLGSNAVKLDLAARAMHVDAGFWSRYASAITSSLALKNNEISVIQNRGVTPLRPMAAGMDRVNGVVRPITSLSKNGVELRNNRHFSMLIDDSKEIGIN, from the exons GCTCCGTGGAAGACGTGGAGAGAGAGGACCTCAGTGGGCCAGGAAGTTCCCCCCATGGCGAGGACACGCACATTTGCCACCAATGCTGCGCCGAGTTCTTCACTTGGAGCGATCTGAGTGAGCATTGGAAATCCTGCGTTGAGGATCGCTCGGTGTTGATTGTGAGGGACAGCAAAGGCGGTGCTACCGAGTCCCCAACGGGACGCTCGCCGCTTCCCAGCGTGGAGTCGGGTGACTCGTCAGCAGGGGAGTCGGCTGGCGAGTCGGCGGTGACCGATTGTGACAGCCTGGACGAGGCTATGGAACTTGGGCCACAGGACAAATATGACTCcagccctcctcctcctgcagaTTCAACCGAGACCATGCAGGCGCTGCCCAGCACCAACGTGACCCTGGAAATTCTGCAGAGCACTAGGGTGGCCGTGGCTCAGTTCTCCCAAGGGGTGGGCGGTGGCGCTGTTGGGCGGTCGGCCTCGGCCGCCATCCCGGTCATCCTGGAACACTTACTGGCTTTGCAGCAGCAACAGGTCCACCAGCTGCACCTGATCGAGCAGATCTGCAGCCAAGTGGCCACCATGAACAAGCAGCCGTGCAAGGAGGCCTTAAACCCGGTGTCGAGAGCCTTGTGCCTGGTGGCGAACCCCTACCCTCCTGCCGTCCTGCCAATGTCAGGAAATACACCCTCCAACATCAATGGCCAACCTGCTGTTTCGCTGTCAACTGTGCCTGAAAAATCACAAAACCTCCCCTCACACACTGCATGCAGGCAACCGGTTGTTCGAGATGTTGCGTGTAATTCAACTTCTTCCTCAGAAAACTCAACACCATCCCTCTCCAGTTGTACCAGCGTCTCTGCATTAATGCCTCCGTACGCTGGCACGCATCCAAGCAGCAGCTCTCAAACCCTGAGCTCTCTGAATCCTCTTCCCCTGGGGCAGGCCAGCGTCCCCTTCCTACCTCACAGCCCCCCCAGCAGCGTCATCTTCCCCAATCCTTTAGCCAGCATCGCCGCCACGGCCAACGCGCTCGACCCGCTGGCGGCCATGATGAAGCACCGGAAGGGGAAGCCGCCCGGCGCATCGTTGTTTGAAACAAAACCCGGCCCCGAGGAGCCCTTCTTCAAGCATAAATGCCGCTTCTGCGCCAAAGTGTTTGGCAGCGACAGCGCCCTGCAGATCCACCTGCGCTCCCACACTGGAGAGCGGCCCTTCAAATGCAACATCTGCGGCAACCGCTTCTCCACCAAGGGCAACTTGAAGGTGCACTTCCAGAGGCACAAAGACAAGTACCCTCAAGTCCAGATGAACCCGTACCCCGTGCCAGAGTATCTGGACAGCGTACCAACCAGCTCTGGGATTCCCTACGGGATGACCGTGCCGCCAGAAAAAGCCGTCTCTTCATGGCTGGATAGCAAGCCTGTCTTAACGAGCTTGCCAGCCTCCGTGGGTCTTCCGCTCTCCACTAGAACCATCATTGGGGGCTCTAGTGAGCCTTCAAGTGTACCATCTGCTCCATCCTTGTACCGGCCAGCTTCTGGTGAGTGCATGTCACCAAGCAGCAGAGGCAGCGAGGCTCAATTGTCTCCAGTTTCAGACACCCGACAGTCCAACCAGGAGCCGACGGGATCCAGTAATATAAAAACAGAGGAGGTTCACCTGCCACAAAGCTGCGCGCAGATCCTGAGAGGCCCTCAAGTAACCCAGGAAACCAGCAACGCATCTATAGCTACCACGCCGGAACCTGTGGCATCAACATCTCCCGTGCCCAGCTCCCCCTCGCCGATCCCGGGAAACGCAGAAGATTTTTCACCCGGCAGCCTCCTGGACTCTATGCAAACCTCGGAAACCTCAAAGCTGCAGCAGCTGGTGGAGAACATCGACAAAAAGATCACCGACGCCAACCAGTGTGTCCTGTGTAAGCGCGTCCTCAGCTGCCCGAGCGCGCTGAAGATGCACTACCGCATTCACACGGGCGAGAGGCCCTTCAAATGTAAGGTGTGCGGCCGGGCTTTCACCACCAAGGGCAACCTGAAGACCCACGTTGGCGTTCACCGGGAGAACCCGCCGGTACATGTGCAGCACTCGTGTCCTATATGCCAGAAGAGGTTCACCAACGCCGTGGTCCTCCAGCAGCACATCCGTATGCACATGCTCGGGCAGATCTCAGACTCTGCCCTGCTGGACGGGGTTCAGGAGATTGAGGGGGACAACGAGAAGAATTTATACAGTCCCAGTCGCAATGATCTCGCAGATGATGTCTCCATGGAGGGGGATGACGCAGAGGAAACACAGGAGGTAGACAATGTAGTCAGTCCTCCTAAGTCTTCGCCAGAGAACCATCTGATTGAGTCCACCATGAACCTCAGCACCTCCTCTGGGGATAAATTCCTCAAAAATGACTACGACGAACAGATCCAGATTGAATGCTCTTTAACGGAGAAAGGAATGGAAAATCTGGGAACCACCAGCCCCCCTGCGACGCCACCTTTATCACCTGCACAATGTACTGACATTCAGGAACATTTGGCCTCGTCcgtgaaaaaagaagaagctgaaTCCGGAACCCAAGGCTTCCCCCACCTGGTGACCAGGTCAATTAAGTCAGAGGTGAACAGTTGCACCGAACCGTACCCGACATTTGGCGTCAACTTGTTGCCAGCCACTTACCCGTCACTCACTAGCCCGGGAATAGCCGCCCTGCTGGGACCGACACCCCCTCGCCGGGCGCCAAAGCAGCACAACTGCAGCGCCTGCGGGAAGAACTTCTCCTCAGCCAGCGCCCTTCAGATTCACGAGCGCACACACACCGGCGAGAAGCCCTTCGTCTGCTCCGTCTGCGGTCGAGCCTTCACCACCAAGGGCAATCTGAAG GTTCACATGGGAACGCACATGTGGAACAACGCGCCAGCCAGGAGGGGCCGGCGTCTCTCGGTGGACAACCCCATGGCCCTGCTGGGCTCCAACGCCGTCAAGTTGGACCTGGCCGCCCGGGCCATGCACGTGGACGCCGGCTTCTGGAGCCGCTACGCCAGCGCCATCACCAGCAGCCTGGCCCTGAAGAACAACGAGATCTCGGTGATCCAGAACCGAGGCGTGACGCCGCTGCGCCCAATGGCCGCCGGCATGGACAGAGTGAACGGCGTGGTCAGGCCGATCACGAGCCTGTCCAAGAATGGCGTGGAACTGCGGAACAACAGACATTTTTCTATGCTGATTGATGACAGTAAAGAAATTGGAATCAACTGA